The Aeromicrobium phoceense genome includes the window CAGGATCCCGAGGTCTCGGCGCAGCTCGTCCTGGTCGTCTCCGGCCCGGCGGGCGCGGCGGCAGGCGGCGAGGGCACGGTCGTGTCCAGCATGGTCGCCGGTCTCGACGCCGGCAGCCAGGGCGTGGCCGTCGTCGGCCCCGTCTCCTCCGGGGAGAACGGCGTCGTCAACGCCGTCCGCGGCAGCGACGCCGCGGCGAACGTCTCGACGATCGACGTCACCGACACCGGGACCGGCCGCGTCAACGCCGTGCTCGGCCTCGTCCGCGAGGCCGCGGGCCAGTCGGGCGCCTGGGGCACCTCGCGCGCGGCCGACGGCCCGGTCCCGAACTGAGTCGGACCACGCCGCCGGGTGGATGCGCCCGGATGGTCTCGGCCGCTGCGTCGCGATGGTAGGCTGGAGTTCCGTGGAACCCCGAGTCGAACCGATCCCGCGCGACGGTTCCTCGACCCCCGGACGCTGCCGCAGGCACCGCCCGGTTCCGCATCCGAACCGGACCCACGGGAGTCATGTTGGCAACTAACGCCGTCACCAAGCACGTTTTCGTCACCGGTGGAGTCGTGTCCTCCCTCGGCAAGGGCCTGACCGCCTCCAGCCTGGGCCGACTGCTCAAGTCACGCGGCCTGCGCGTCACGATGCAGAAGCTCGATCCGTACCTCAACGTGGACCCGGGCACGATGAACCCGTTCCAGCACGGTGAGGTCTTCGTCACCGACGACGGCGCCGAGACCGACCTCGACATCGGCCACTACGAGCGCTTCCTCGACGAGGACCTCGTCGGTCGCGCCAACGTGACGACCGGCCAGGTCTACTCCGACGTGATCGCCCGCGAGCGCCGCGGCGACTACCTCGGCGACACCGTGCAGGTCATCCCGCACATCACGAACGAGATCAAGGACCGGATGCTGTCGATGGGCGGCCCCGGCGTCGACGTGGTGATCCACGAGATCGGCGGCACGGTGGGCGACATCGAGAGCCAGCCGTTCCTGGAGTCGGCCCGCCAGGTCCGCCAGGAGGTGGGGCGCGGCAACGTCTTCTTCCTGCACGTCTCGCTCATCCCGTACATCGGTCCCGCCGGTGAGCTCAAGACGAAGCCCACGCAGCACTCGGTCGCGGCGCTGCGCTCGATCGGCATCCAGCCCGACGCGATCGTGTGCCGCTCCGACCGCCCCGTCCCGGCCGGCGTGAAGCGCAAGATCTCGCTCATGTGCGACGTCGACGAGGACGCGGTCGTCACGGCCATCGACGCCCCCTCGATCTACGACATCCCCAAGGTGCTGCACTCCGAGGGCCTGGACGCCTACGTCGTCCGCCGCCTCGACCTGCCGTTCCGTGACGTCGACTGGACCGAGTGGGACGCCCTGCTGCGCCGCGTGCACGACCCGGCCGAGGACGTCACGATCGCCCTCGTCGGCAAGTACATCGACCTGCCCGACGCCTACCTGTCGGTGGCCGAGGCGCTGCGCGCCGGTGGCTTCGCCAACGACGTGAAGGTCCACCTGCGGTGGGTCCCGTCGGACGAGTGCGCCACCGAGGCCGGCGCCGCCGAGCACCTCGGCGACGTCGACGGCATCTGCGTGCCCGGCGGGTTCGGCATCCGCGGCATCGAGGGCAAGCTCGGCGCCCTGACCTACGCGCGCAAGCAGCAGGTGCCCGTGCTGGGTCTGTGCCTGGGCCTGCAGTGCATGGTCATCGAGTACGCGCGCACCGAGCTGGGCATCGAGGACGCGAGCTCCTCGGAGTTCGACCCCTCCACCGAGCACCCCGTCATCGCGACGATGGCCGAGCAGCAGGAGTTCGTCGAGGGAGCGGGCGACCTGGGCGGCACCATGCGCCTGGGCCTGTACCCGGCCAGCCTCAAGCCCGGCAGCATCGTCAACGAGCTCTACGGCAGCGACAAGGTCGAGGAGCGTCACCGCCACCGGTACGAGGTCAACAACGCCTACCGCGAGCAGCTGGAGGAGGCGGGCCTGGTCTTCTCCGGGACGTCGCCCGACTCGACCCTGGTCGAGTTCGTCGAGCTGCCGCGCGAGGTGCACCCGTTCTACGTGGCCACGCAGGCGCACCCGGAGCTGCGGTCGCGTCCGACGCGCTCGCACCCGCTGTTCTCCGGCCTGATCGGGGCCTCGCTCAAGCGCAAGCTCGAGATGCGGCTGCCGGTCGAGGGCGCGTGACCGCCCATCCGCGGCTGCCGGGCCGGCTCGCGGAGCGCGTCGAGGCCGGCCCCGGCAGCTGGCCGCAGGTCGGCTCCGAGGTCGGGTTCCAGAACGGCTACCTGACGCTCACGGTCGACACGATCGAGGCGCCGGACGGCGACACGCACCCGCGGGTCGTCGTGCGGCCCCGCCGCGCCGTGGGCGTGGCCGCGGTCGACGAGGAGGGTCGGATCCTGCTCGTCGAGCAGTACCGCCACCCCATGGGCCGCCGGATGCTCGAGATCCCGGCCGGGCTGATGGACATCGAGGGCGAGGAGCCGCAGCAGACGGCCGCGCGCGAGCTCGCGGAGGAGACCGACCTCGTCGCCCGCGACTGGCGCGAGCTGGTGCAGATCGCGCCCACGGTCGGGTACTCGACCGAGACCATCACGATCTTCCAGGCCTCCGGGCTGGAGCCGGTCGCCGACACCGATCGCACCGAGCGCGAGGCCGAGGAGGCCGACATGGCGCACTGGTGGGTGAGTCCGGACGACGCCGTGGCGGCCTGCCTGGACGGCAGGATCACCGACGCCAAGAGCGTCGTCGCGATCCTCGCGGTGGCCCGGACGTGACCGACGGCGGTGCGGTCGAGCGGGTCGTGGCCGAGTACCTGTCCCACCTCGCGGTGGAACGCGGTCTCGCCGAGAACACGCTCGCGTCGTACCGCCGCGACCTGCGTCGCTACACCGAGTTCCTGCAGGGCGCGGGCGTCCCCGATCCCGCCTCGATCACCGAGGACCACGTCACGGCCTTCGCGGCCGCCCTGCGCGCCGGCGACGAGGACCACCAGGGCCTCGGCACGTCGAGCGTCGCGCGCACCGTCGTGGCGGTCCGCGGCTTCCACAAGTTCTGCCTGCGCGAGCAGCTCGTCACCAACGACGTCACGGCGGCCGTGCGACCGCCGCGGCCGGCGTCGCGGCTGCCCAAGGCACTCCCGCTGGAGGACGTCGAGGCGCTGCTGACGGCGGCGGGGGAGCCGGGCACGGCACTGGCCCTGCGCGACCGGGCGCTGCTGGAGATCCTCTACGGCACCGGCGCCCGCATCTCCGAGGCGGTGGGCCTCGACGTGGACGACATCGACCTCGAGCAGTCCTCCGTCCTGCTCACCGGCAAGGGCTCGAAGCAGCGGATCGTGCCGCTCGGCTCCTTCGCCCGCGACGCGATCGAGGCCTACCTCACGAAGGCCCGGCCCCACCTGACGTCGGCCGTCGGCAGCGGCCCCGCCGTGTTCCCCAACGCGCGCGGCGGCCGGCTGTCGCGCCAGCGCGCGGGGACCGTGCTGACCAAGGCCGCCCGCCGTGCCGGACTCACGGTCGACGTCTCGCCTCACACCCTGCGGCACTCCTTCGCCACCCACCTGCTCGACGGCGGCGCCGACGTGCGCGTGGTGCAGGAACTGCTCGGTCACGCCTCCGTGACGACCACCCAGATCTACACCCTCGTGACGATCGACAAGTTGCGCGAGACCTACGCGGCGTCCCATCCCCGGGCGCTGAAGTGAGCGGTACAGTGGCCGACATGCCCAGTTCGGAACTCGGACCCACCGGTCGCCCCCTCCCCGACCTCCCCGAACCCGGACCCCGCAGCACGCAGGCCCCTGCCGTCGTCCTGTCGATGTGCAACCAGAAGGGCGGCGTGGGCAAGACCACCACCACGATCAACCTCGGCGCCGCGCTGGCCGAGCTCGGCCGCCGCGTCCTGCTCGTCGACTTCGACCCGCAGGGCTCGATGACGGTCGGCCTGGGCTACAACGCCCACGAGATCGAGCAGAGCATCTACCACGTGCTGATGGACCGCGAGCTCTCGATGAAGGAGATCATCCTCGGCACCTCGGTCGAGAACCTCGACCTGGTCCCGGCGAACATCGACCTCTCGGCCGCCGAGATGCGTCTCGTCACCGAGGTGGGCCGCGAGCAGGTCCTGGCCCGCTCGCTGCGCGACGTGCGCCACGACTACGACGTCATCCTCATCGACTGCCAGCCCTCGCTGGGCCTGCTCACCGTGAACGCGCTGACCGCGTCCGACGGCGTGATCATCCCGCTCGAGTGCGAGTACTTCGCCCTGCGTGGCGTGGCGCTGCTCAACGAGACGATCGAGAAGGTCCGCGACCGCACGAACTTCGACCTGCGCGTCATCGGTCTGCTCGGCACGATGTTCGACGGCCGCACGCTGCACGGCCGAGAGGTGCTGCAGACGCTCGTCGACGGCTGGGGCGACTCGGTCTTCCACACCGTCATCCGGCGCACCGTGAAGTTCTCCGACTCCACCGTCGCGGGCGAGCCCATCACCGAGTACGCCTCCTCGTCGCCCGGCGCCGAGGCCTACCGCCAGTTGGCCAGGGAAGTGCTGCAGCGGTGTCCCGACGCGTGAACTTGCCGGGTGCGGACGAGCTGTTCAGGTCGACCGCCCCCAGCAGCCCCCGAAACGACGACGCCCCCGCCGTGCCCGCGTCCGGCAGCGGCCGGGTCAAGCACGACGAGAAGATGACGGTCTACCTGACCAGCGACGAGCTGCTCGCGATCGAGAAGGCACGCCTCGAGCTGCGATCGGTCCTCGGTCGCAAGGTCGACCGCGGCCGCCTCGTCCGCGCGGCGATCGCCGGTGCGCTGGCCGACCTGGAGACCCGCGGGGCCGACAGCGAGCTCGCCCGCCGGCTCGGCGAGGAATGAGCGCCGCGGTGTCCGTGACCGAACCGGCACCCGCGCAGGCGCCCGACGCCGGCTTCTCCGTCTCGCTGGGCAACTTCGAGGGCCCGTTCGACCTGCTGCTGCAGCTGATCTCCAAGCACCAGCTCGACATCACCGAGGTCGCCCTGTCGGTGGTCACCTCGGACTTCATCGCCTACACCCGCGAGCTCGAGGACGACCTCGAGCAGACGACGCACTTCCTGCTGATCGCGGCCACGCTGCTCGACCTCAAGACCGCCCGGCTGCTGCCGCAGGCCGAGGTCGAGGACGAGGAGGACCTGGCCCTGCTCGAGGCGCGCGACCTGCTCTTCGCGCGGCTCATGCAGTACCGCGCCTTCAAGACGGTCGCGGCGATCCTGGCCGAGCGCTTCGAGAACTCGCAGCTGCGCCACCCCCGCGCCGCGACGCTCGAGCCGCGCTTCGCGACGCTGCTGCCCGAGGTGGAGATCCGCGCGACCGCGCAGGACCTGGCCGAGCTCGCCGCCGGCGCGCTCGCGCCGAAGCTCCCGCCGCTGGTCTCGCTGACCCACCTGCACGCACCCGCCGTGAGCGTGCGCGAGCAGGCCCATCTCGTGGTCGACCGGCTGCGCCGCGAGGGGAGTCTGACCTTCCGGGCGATCGTCGCCGACGCGCCCGACGGGCAGACGAAGGTGGCGCGGTTCCTGTCGCTGCTGGAGCTGTTCCGCGAGGGCATGCTGTCGTTCGAGCAGGCCGTGCCCCTGGGTGAGCTGACGGTGCGCTGGACCGGCACCGACGACGGCGACATCGACGTGGGCGACGAGTTCGACGAGCCGACCCTGACCGACGAGGGCCTCGATGCGGCGCAGGACGCCCCGACGGCCGAACCCACCGGAAGTGACGATGACCGAGACTGACGACCAGCTGCCCGCCGAGCCCGACGCGGGGGAGTCCGCGGCCGACGAGCGGCCTCCGGTCGACCTGCGTCCCGCCCTCGAGGCGGTGCTGATGATCGCCGACGAGCCGTTGGACCACCTCGTGCTGGCCCAGGCAGTGGGGCACCCGCCGGCCGAGGTCGAGCAGGCGCTGCGCGACCTCGCGGACGAGTACACCGAGCAGGGTCGCGGCTTCGAGCTGCGCGAGCTCGCCGGTGGCTGGCGCTTCTACAGCCGCGAGGAGTACGCCGACGTCGTGTCCGCCTTCGTGCTGGAGGGCCAGCAGGCCAAGCTCAGCCAGGCGGCGCTGGAGACGCTCGCCGTGGTGGCGTACCGCCAGCCGGTCAGCCGCTCGCGCATCTCGGCCATCCGCGGCGTCAACGTGGACGGCGTGGTCCGCACGCTCGTCACCCGCGGGCTGATCGTCGAGCTCGGCAACGACGCCGAGTCGGGCGCGATCCTCTACGGGACGACCAACTACTTCCTCGAGCGCATGGGCCTGAGCGGGCTCGACGAGCTGCCGGAGCTGGCGCCGATGCTGCCCGACCTGGAGGACCTCGACAGCGAGCTCGAGCGCGTCGCGCAGCAGACCGCCGATCGTGAGGCACCCGTGGACGAGGCGCAGCCCACCGGCGACGACACGCAGCCGACCGGGGACGCCGATGTCTGAGGGGATCCGCCTGCAGAAGGTGCTGGCCTCGGCAGGCGTGGCCAGCCGGCGTCGCTGCGAGGAGCTGATGGCCACCGGCCGCGTCGAGGTGAACGGCGAGATCGTCACCCAGATGGGTGCCCGCGTCGACCCCGCGAACGACGTCATCCGCGTCGACGGCGCGCGCATCCCGCCGCCGTCCGACCACGCGTACGTCCTGCTCAACAAGCCGCGCGGCGTCGTGAGCTCGATGGCCGACGAGCAGGGCCGGCCCGACCTCTCGGGGCTGCTCGCCGATCGTGAGGACCGGCTCTTCCACGTGGGCCGGCTCGACACCGACACCTCGGGCCTGCTCATCCTCACGAACGACGGCGACCTCGCGCACCAGCTGGCGCACCCCTCGTTCGAGGTCACGAAGACCTACGTCGCGCTCGTGGAGGGCACGGTCGCCGCGGCGATCGGCCGCCAGCTGCTCGCGGGGGTGGAGCTCGACGACGGCGTCACCGCGGTCGACCGCTTCGTCGTGCGCGACCGCAGCCGCGGCCGCAGCCTCGTCGAGCTTGACCTGCACAGCGGCAAGAACCGCATCGTGCGCCGTCTCCTGGACGCCGTCGGTCACCCCGTGATCGAGCTCACCCGGACCGCGTTCGGGCCGCTGCGGCTGGGCGACCTGCGCTCCGGGGCGATGCGGGACCTGTCGCGCGAGGAGCTCGGAGCGCTCTTCGATAGCGTGGGGGCATGACCGCCGCCCTGCCCGATGCTGTCGTGCCCGGGCCGGTCCTGGTCATCGGCTGCGGCCTCATCGGCACCTCGGTGGCGCTCGGACTGCGCGATCTGGGCGTGCAGGTACATCTGCGGGACGCCCGTCCGTCGAACGTCGAGCTGGCCGCCTCCCTGGGCGCCGGGACGGCCGATCCGGTCGAGGTGCCGGCGCTGGTCGTCGTCGCCGTGCCGCCCGCCGCGGTCGTCGAGACCGCCCGGGCCGCGCTCGCCGAGTTTCCCTCCGCCGTTGTCACCGATGTGGCCAGCGTCAAGGGATCGGTCTGCGAGGCGCTCACCGACCCGCGCTTCGTCGGCGGTCACCCGATGGCCGGCAAGGAGCGCTCTGGCCCGATGGCCGCCTCGGCGCTGCTGTTCGAGGGCCGGGCCTGGGCCGTCGTGCCCGCCGACGGCACCGACCTCGGCGCGATCGCCCTGGTCGAGCAGGTGGCCACGGCCCTCGGCTCGGTCGTCCGCCGCATGGACGCCGCGTCCCACGACCGGGCCGTCGCGCTCGTCTCGCACGTGCCCCACCTGGTCTCGGCCCTGACCGCCGGACTGCTCACGCAGGCGGACGGCGACGACCTGGCGCTGGCCGGACAGGGCCTGCGCGACGTCATCCGGATCGCCGGCAGCGACCGGGGCCTGTGGGTCGACATCATCGGCAGCAACGCGGGCCAGGTCGGGGCCATCCTCGACGACCTCGCGGTCCGGCTCGACGACCTGCGGTCCGCGGTCCACCGTGCCGACGGCTCCGTGGCCGAGCACCTCGACCGCGGTCGCGCCGGCGTCGCCCGGGTTCCCGGCAAGCACGGCGAGCAGCCGGCCGCGCTCGCCAGCGTCTTCGTCTCCATCGACGACACTCCAGGCGAGCTGTCGCGGCTCTTCGCCGCGATCGGCGACGCGGGGGTCAACATCGAGGACATGCGCATCGACCACGAGCTCGGGCGCCTCGTCGGCGTCGTCGAGGTCGTGGTGCAGGCCGGCGTCGCCGAGCACCTGCACACCGCCCTGACCGAACGCGGCTGGGCCGCCTTCCGCTGAGGAGATCCATGACCGACGTCATCGCCATC containing:
- a CDS encoding pseudouridine synthase, with translation MSEGIRLQKVLASAGVASRRRCEELMATGRVEVNGEIVTQMGARVDPANDVIRVDGARIPPPSDHAYVLLNKPRGVVSSMADEQGRPDLSGLLADREDRLFHVGRLDTDTSGLLILTNDGDLAHQLAHPSFEVTKTYVALVEGTVAAAIGRQLLAGVELDDGVTAVDRFVVRDRSRGRSLVELDLHSGKNRIVRRLLDAVGHPVIELTRTAFGPLRLGDLRSGAMRDLSREELGALFDSVGA
- the xerD gene encoding site-specific tyrosine recombinase XerD → MTDGGAVERVVAEYLSHLAVERGLAENTLASYRRDLRRYTEFLQGAGVPDPASITEDHVTAFAAALRAGDEDHQGLGTSSVARTVVAVRGFHKFCLREQLVTNDVTAAVRPPRPASRLPKALPLEDVEALLTAAGEPGTALALRDRALLEILYGTGARISEAVGLDVDDIDLEQSSVLLTGKGSKQRIVPLGSFARDAIEAYLTKARPHLTSAVGSGPAVFPNARGGRLSRQRAGTVLTKAARRAGLTVDVSPHTLRHSFATHLLDGGADVRVVQELLGHASVTTTQIYTLVTIDKLRETYAASHPRALK
- a CDS encoding CTP synthase, whose amino-acid sequence is MLATNAVTKHVFVTGGVVSSLGKGLTASSLGRLLKSRGLRVTMQKLDPYLNVDPGTMNPFQHGEVFVTDDGAETDLDIGHYERFLDEDLVGRANVTTGQVYSDVIARERRGDYLGDTVQVIPHITNEIKDRMLSMGGPGVDVVIHEIGGTVGDIESQPFLESARQVRQEVGRGNVFFLHVSLIPYIGPAGELKTKPTQHSVAALRSIGIQPDAIVCRSDRPVPAGVKRKISLMCDVDEDAVVTAIDAPSIYDIPKVLHSEGLDAYVVRRLDLPFRDVDWTEWDALLRRVHDPAEDVTIALVGKYIDLPDAYLSVAEALRAGGFANDVKVHLRWVPSDECATEAGAAEHLGDVDGICVPGGFGIRGIEGKLGALTYARKQQVPVLGLCLGLQCMVIEYARTELGIEDASSSEFDPSTEHPVIATMAEQQEFVEGAGDLGGTMRLGLYPASLKPGSIVNELYGSDKVEERHRHRYEVNNAYREQLEEAGLVFSGTSPDSTLVEFVELPREVHPFYVATQAHPELRSRPTRSHPLFSGLIGASLKRKLEMRLPVEGA
- the scpB gene encoding SMC-Scp complex subunit ScpB yields the protein MTETDDQLPAEPDAGESAADERPPVDLRPALEAVLMIADEPLDHLVLAQAVGHPPAEVEQALRDLADEYTEQGRGFELRELAGGWRFYSREEYADVVSAFVLEGQQAKLSQAALETLAVVAYRQPVSRSRISAIRGVNVDGVVRTLVTRGLIVELGNDAESGAILYGTTNYFLERMGLSGLDELPELAPMLPDLEDLDSELERVAQQTADREAPVDEAQPTGDDTQPTGDADV
- a CDS encoding prephenate dehydrogenase is translated as MTAALPDAVVPGPVLVIGCGLIGTSVALGLRDLGVQVHLRDARPSNVELAASLGAGTADPVEVPALVVVAVPPAAVVETARAALAEFPSAVVTDVASVKGSVCEALTDPRFVGGHPMAGKERSGPMAASALLFEGRAWAVVPADGTDLGAIALVEQVATALGSVVRRMDAASHDRAVALVSHVPHLVSALTAGLLTQADGDDLALAGQGLRDVIRIAGSDRGLWVDIIGSNAGQVGAILDDLAVRLDDLRSAVHRADGSVAEHLDRGRAGVARVPGKHGEQPAALASVFVSIDDTPGELSRLFAAIGDAGVNIEDMRIDHELGRLVGVVEVVVQAGVAEHLHTALTERGWAAFR
- a CDS encoding segregation and condensation protein A, encoding MTEPAPAQAPDAGFSVSLGNFEGPFDLLLQLISKHQLDITEVALSVVTSDFIAYTRELEDDLEQTTHFLLIAATLLDLKTARLLPQAEVEDEEDLALLEARDLLFARLMQYRAFKTVAAILAERFENSQLRHPRAATLEPRFATLLPEVEIRATAQDLAELAAGALAPKLPPLVSLTHLHAPAVSVREQAHLVVDRLRREGSLTFRAIVADAPDGQTKVARFLSLLELFREGMLSFEQAVPLGELTVRWTGTDDGDIDVGDEFDEPTLTDEGLDAAQDAPTAEPTGSDDDRD
- a CDS encoding ParA family protein is translated as MPSSELGPTGRPLPDLPEPGPRSTQAPAVVLSMCNQKGGVGKTTTTINLGAALAELGRRVLLVDFDPQGSMTVGLGYNAHEIEQSIYHVLMDRELSMKEIILGTSVENLDLVPANIDLSAAEMRLVTEVGREQVLARSLRDVRHDYDVILIDCQPSLGLLTVNALTASDGVIIPLECEYFALRGVALLNETIEKVRDRTNFDLRVIGLLGTMFDGRTLHGREVLQTLVDGWGDSVFHTVIRRTVKFSDSTVAGEPITEYASSSPGAEAYRQLAREVLQRCPDA
- a CDS encoding NUDIX domain-containing protein translates to MTAHPRLPGRLAERVEAGPGSWPQVGSEVGFQNGYLTLTVDTIEAPDGDTHPRVVVRPRRAVGVAAVDEEGRILLVEQYRHPMGRRMLEIPAGLMDIEGEEPQQTAARELAEETDLVARDWRELVQIAPTVGYSTETITIFQASGLEPVADTDRTEREAEEADMAHWWVSPDDAVAACLDGRITDAKSVVAILAVART